The following coding sequences lie in one Leucobacter allii genomic window:
- a CDS encoding aldehyde dehydrogenase (NADP(+)) has product MTGTLSPELERIVAAAAAAAPAYAATAPADRARAIVAVADALEGARSALVEIGARETGLTEARLNGEVTRTAVQLRLFADTLVAGAHLDVRIDPADPDFALGVRPDLRRLLIPLGPVINFSASNFPFAFSVLGGDSAAALAAGCPLIVKAHSGHPELSDATARVAIDALAAAGMPEGVFYLIHGREAGVAVLQDPRIKAGSFTGSIGVGRLLADIAAARPAPIPFFGELGSVNPVFVTAAAVAEHGEAIAAGYVASVSGSAGQLCTKPGFVFVPEGGALEAGIAAAAAGTPEHRLLDPRISRSYEERRSTILGTPGVRAVVEGGIRFDEQGHGWATPTIVTVSLADFRAGHAGLIHEAFGPLSILVEVPEGTDLAALVPEFFEGNLSGTLHLGAAEAAGTAEHVDELRALVAALSQQVGRVLFDGWSTGVAVTPAQQHGGPWPATSNDSSTSVGTAAITRFLRPVAYQNAPAAFLPEALRDDNPLGVPQTISPAGESQGWGGRWR; this is encoded by the coding sequence ATGACCGGCACCCTGTCCCCTGAACTCGAGCGCATCGTCGCGGCTGCGGCCGCCGCGGCGCCCGCATACGCGGCGACCGCCCCCGCGGATCGCGCCCGCGCCATCGTCGCGGTCGCCGACGCCCTCGAAGGCGCCCGGAGCGCCCTCGTGGAGATCGGGGCCCGTGAGACGGGGCTCACCGAGGCCCGACTGAACGGCGAGGTCACCCGCACCGCCGTGCAGCTCCGTCTCTTCGCGGACACGCTCGTCGCGGGCGCCCACCTGGACGTGCGCATCGATCCCGCCGACCCCGACTTCGCGCTCGGCGTGCGCCCCGACCTCCGCCGACTCCTCATCCCGCTCGGACCGGTCATCAACTTCTCGGCGTCGAACTTCCCGTTCGCCTTCTCCGTCCTCGGCGGAGACTCCGCGGCGGCGCTCGCGGCCGGCTGCCCCCTCATCGTCAAGGCGCACTCGGGCCACCCCGAGCTCTCCGACGCGACCGCTCGGGTCGCGATCGACGCCCTGGCGGCGGCCGGCATGCCCGAGGGCGTGTTCTACCTGATCCACGGCCGCGAGGCCGGCGTCGCCGTGCTGCAGGACCCCCGCATCAAGGCCGGATCGTTCACGGGCTCCATCGGCGTCGGCCGACTGCTCGCCGACATCGCGGCGGCCCGCCCCGCCCCCATCCCCTTCTTCGGAGAGCTCGGCAGCGTCAACCCGGTCTTCGTCACGGCCGCGGCCGTCGCCGAGCACGGCGAGGCGATCGCCGCGGGCTACGTCGCCAGCGTCTCCGGCTCCGCCGGCCAGCTCTGCACGAAGCCCGGGTTCGTGTTCGTGCCCGAAGGCGGCGCGCTCGAGGCGGGCATCGCCGCCGCGGCCGCGGGCACGCCCGAGCATCGGCTGCTCGACCCCCGCATCTCGCGCAGCTACGAGGAGCGCCGCAGCACGATTCTCGGCACCCCCGGGGTGCGCGCCGTCGTCGAGGGCGGCATCCGCTTCGACGAGCAGGGCCACGGCTGGGCCACGCCGACCATCGTCACGGTCTCCCTCGCGGACTTCCGGGCCGGCCACGCCGGGCTGATCCACGAGGCCTTCGGGCCGCTCTCGATCCTCGTGGAGGTGCCGGAGGGCACGGATCTCGCGGCGCTCGTCCCCGAGTTCTTCGAGGGCAATCTCTCCGGCACCCTGCACCTCGGGGCCGCCGAGGCCGCGGGCACCGCCGAGCACGTCGACGAGCTCCGCGCGCTCGTGGCGGCCCTCTCCCAGCAGGTCGGCCGCGTCCTCTTCGACGGCTGGTCCACGGGCGTCGCCGTCACCCCCGCGCAGCAGCACGGCGGACCGTGGCCCGCGACGAGCAACGACAGCTCGACGTCCGTCGGCACGGCGGCCATCACCCGCTTCCTGCGCCCCGTGGCCTACCAGAACGCCCCGGCCGCGTTCCTCCCGGAGGCGCTCCGCGACGACAACCCGCTCGGCGTGCCGCAGACGATCTCCCCCGCGGGCGAGTCGCAGGGCTGGGGAGGCCGCTGGCGCTGA
- a CDS encoding ABC transporter permease, with protein MSELAAPAPSGTAAEPLIRRLLRRMPTSAWVFVAFIALFLLSGLLRPSLLTFGGLITTVTFAAILALASFGQTIAVIQGGIDLSVPNTIAFAALSFLTWNASLGPVLALLGALAASALIGFVNGFVIARIGLTPIVTTIAMNGLLLGVLLLSFSVSELTDVPAFLQAVTANKLPFLGTTIAAVVPLALVVLLALWALLNWTGWGRALFLVGSSEAAARLAGQPVARIRITGYMLSSTLAGLAGIAIVGYYNQAEPMMGAPYLLSSVAAVVVGGASIFGGRGSVLGTLAGALVLGQVSTLVVVFNLGTTVQDVVYGAIILVVVALYGRSGSR; from the coding sequence ATGTCTGAGCTCGCCGCACCGGCACCGTCCGGGACCGCCGCCGAACCGCTCATCCGGAGGCTGCTGCGCCGCATGCCCACGAGCGCCTGGGTGTTCGTCGCCTTCATCGCGCTGTTCCTGCTGAGCGGGCTGCTGCGTCCGAGCCTCCTCACCTTCGGCGGACTCATCACGACCGTCACGTTCGCCGCGATCCTGGCCCTCGCCTCCTTCGGGCAGACGATCGCCGTCATCCAGGGCGGCATCGACCTCTCGGTGCCGAACACGATCGCCTTCGCGGCGCTCTCCTTCCTGACCTGGAACGCCTCGCTCGGCCCGGTCCTGGCGCTCCTCGGAGCGCTCGCGGCCTCCGCCCTCATCGGCTTCGTCAACGGTTTCGTGATCGCCAGGATCGGGCTCACCCCCATCGTGACCACCATCGCGATGAACGGGCTCCTGCTCGGCGTGCTGCTGCTGAGCTTCAGCGTCTCCGAGCTCACGGACGTCCCCGCGTTCCTGCAGGCGGTCACCGCGAACAAGCTGCCGTTCCTCGGCACGACGATCGCCGCGGTCGTGCCGCTCGCGCTCGTGGTCCTGCTGGCGCTGTGGGCTCTGCTGAACTGGACCGGCTGGGGGCGCGCGCTCTTCCTCGTCGGATCCTCCGAGGCGGCCGCCCGACTCGCCGGGCAGCCGGTGGCGCGGATCCGGATCACCGGGTACATGCTCAGCAGCACGCTCGCCGGCCTCGCCGGCATCGCGATCGTCGGCTACTACAACCAGGCGGAGCCCATGATGGGCGCCCCGTACCTGCTGAGTTCGGTCGCGGCGGTCGTCGTGGGCGGTGCCTCGATCTTCGGGGGGCGCGGATCGGTGCTCGGCACGCTCGCCGGCGCGCTCGTGCTCGGGCAGGTCTCGACGCTCGTCGTGGTGTTCAATCTCGGCACGACGGTGCAGGACGTGGTGTACGGGGCGATCATCCTCGTGGTCGTCGCCCTCTACGGCCGATCCGGCAGCAGATAG
- a CDS encoding ABC transporter permease → MTTGTIFTPIARRRALPVWIQRSLHEGALPPFLAFAVFIGIYLAVNPSLLTRFQLQTAANLVVPLAIAGLAQLIIVLIGGIDISIGAVISLCNVVFATSLSGLPGPVALAVALAVGAGCGLFNGVLVAYGGLPAIAVTLASTFIIGAIARIVLDRPGGALDQTIFTVTSGEALPFLPMSIVWLLLVCIGIWFVLQRTAFGRQIYGVGSSRDAVQAAGINARFTVLGAFVLSGMLAAVAAVLLAGSTVTGDPRSGDPYLLTSIAAVALSGASFAGGRGSVLGTVAAAITLGLVGNLLFFAGINSYWQYVVNALIIFAVVAIPVVVRVVSTRNALAKGGSHV, encoded by the coding sequence ATGACCACCGGCACGATCTTCACCCCGATCGCGCGTCGCAGGGCGCTGCCGGTCTGGATCCAGCGCTCGCTCCACGAGGGGGCGCTGCCCCCGTTCCTGGCGTTCGCCGTCTTCATCGGCATCTACCTCGCGGTGAACCCCTCCCTGCTCACGCGCTTCCAGCTGCAGACGGCGGCGAATCTCGTCGTGCCGCTCGCGATCGCGGGGCTCGCGCAGCTCATCATCGTCCTGATCGGCGGGATCGACATCTCGATCGGCGCCGTCATCAGCCTCTGCAACGTCGTCTTCGCGACGAGCCTCTCGGGTCTGCCCGGCCCGGTCGCGCTCGCCGTCGCGCTCGCCGTCGGGGCGGGGTGCGGCCTCTTCAACGGCGTGCTCGTCGCGTACGGCGGGCTCCCGGCCATCGCGGTGACCCTCGCGAGCACCTTCATCATCGGCGCCATCGCGCGCATCGTCCTCGATCGACCGGGCGGCGCCCTCGACCAGACGATCTTCACCGTCACGAGCGGCGAGGCGCTGCCCTTCCTGCCGATGTCCATCGTCTGGCTGCTGCTGGTCTGCATCGGCATCTGGTTCGTCCTGCAGCGCACCGCCTTCGGGCGGCAGATCTACGGGGTCGGCTCGAGCCGGGACGCCGTGCAGGCCGCCGGCATCAATGCGCGCTTCACCGTCCTGGGCGCCTTCGTGCTCTCCGGGATGCTCGCGGCGGTCGCCGCGGTGCTCCTCGCCGGCTCGACCGTGACGGGCGACCCGCGCAGCGGCGATCCGTACCTGCTGACGTCGATCGCCGCCGTGGCGCTCTCCGGCGCGAGCTTCGCCGGCGGGCGGGGGTCGGTGCTCGGTACGGTCGCCGCGGCGATCACGCTGGGGCTCGTCGGCAATCTGCTCTTCTTCGCCGGCATCAACTCCTATTGGCAGTACGTGGTCAACGCCCTGATCATCTTCGCGGTCGTCGCGATCCCCGTCGTCGTCCGCGTCGTCTCCACCCGCAACGCCCTCGCGAAGGGAGGATCGCATGTCTGA
- a CDS encoding sugar ABC transporter ATP-binding protein, with translation MSQHSAPVGVDASAPTGSPAPLVVAQGLRKNYGAVRAVTDVDFSVFPGEVHALVGENGAGKSTVSKMLSGAVVPTSGSITVDGAELHGGGIARARALGIACAYQEIALVPEWTVAENLALPEWTVAENLALPETPPGRAFSPRRALHRAEQILDELGLPHIDPQARLGTLLLADRQLVEIARAIAAKPKLLILDEASSALTPPGVEWLFDRIREITATGSAVIYVSHRLQELQVIADRGTVLRDGGPAGSFVRGDWDEDELITMMAGRSTQKQFPPAPPLPADAPLALDVRGLRSQRLSDVTLQVRCGEILGIGGLQGHGQTELLRALFGAVPATAERWEVAGDPVGSLTPRRAVRAGIGYVPEDRKTEGLALELGVGENLFAPWLKLAGAGGSPQLRAERSWIDGVLSALSVRTRGPLEAAGALSGGNQQKLVFGRWIDRGRRVLILHDPTRGIDVRAKQEIYRAMMALAAEGVGIVWFSSEVEELVHMCHRIAVLYQGGVVRELEGTDITADAVVGAAVGMAANS, from the coding sequence ATGTCACAGCACTCCGCTCCGGTCGGCGTCGACGCATCGGCGCCGACCGGCAGCCCCGCGCCGCTCGTGGTGGCGCAGGGTCTCAGGAAGAACTACGGTGCGGTGCGCGCCGTCACGGACGTCGACTTCTCCGTGTTCCCCGGCGAGGTGCACGCCCTCGTCGGGGAGAACGGCGCGGGGAAGAGCACCGTCTCGAAGATGCTCTCGGGGGCGGTCGTCCCCACGAGCGGCAGCATCACCGTCGACGGCGCCGAGCTGCACGGCGGCGGCATCGCTCGGGCCCGGGCGCTCGGCATCGCCTGCGCGTACCAGGAGATCGCGCTCGTGCCCGAGTGGACCGTGGCCGAGAACCTCGCGCTGCCCGAGTGGACCGTGGCCGAGAACCTCGCGCTGCCCGAGACGCCTCCCGGCAGGGCGTTCTCGCCGCGCCGGGCGCTGCACCGGGCCGAGCAGATCCTCGACGAGCTCGGTCTGCCGCACATCGACCCGCAGGCGCGGCTCGGCACGCTGCTGCTGGCCGACCGCCAGCTCGTCGAGATCGCTCGGGCGATCGCCGCGAAGCCGAAGCTGCTGATCCTCGACGAGGCCTCCAGCGCGCTCACTCCCCCGGGTGTGGAGTGGCTCTTCGACCGCATCCGCGAGATCACGGCGACCGGATCGGCCGTCATCTACGTCTCGCACCGGCTCCAGGAGCTGCAGGTGATCGCCGATCGCGGCACCGTGCTGCGCGACGGCGGGCCGGCCGGCTCCTTCGTCCGCGGCGACTGGGACGAGGACGAGCTCATCACGATGATGGCCGGTCGCTCCACGCAGAAGCAGTTCCCGCCGGCGCCGCCCCTCCCCGCGGATGCGCCGCTCGCGCTGGACGTGCGCGGCCTGCGATCGCAGCGGCTGAGCGACGTCACGCTGCAGGTGCGCTGCGGCGAGATCCTCGGCATCGGCGGCCTGCAGGGCCACGGGCAGACGGAGCTGCTCCGCGCGCTCTTCGGAGCGGTCCCGGCGACGGCCGAGCGGTGGGAGGTCGCGGGCGACCCCGTGGGTTCCCTCACCCCGCGCCGAGCCGTCAGAGCGGGCATCGGCTACGTGCCGGAGGATCGCAAGACCGAGGGGCTCGCCCTCGAGCTCGGCGTCGGCGAGAACCTCTTCGCCCCCTGGCTGAAGCTCGCCGGGGCGGGAGGCAGCCCCCAGCTGCGGGCGGAGCGGAGCTGGATCGACGGTGTGCTCTCGGCGCTCAGCGTGCGCACGCGCGGGCCGCTCGAAGCCGCGGGTGCGCTCTCCGGCGGCAATCAGCAGAAGCTCGTCTTCGGGCGCTGGATCGACCGCGGGCGCCGCGTGCTCATCCTGCACGATCCCACCCGCGGCATCGACGTCCGCGCCAAGCAGGAGATCTACCGCGCCATGATGGCCCTCGCCGCGGAGGGCGTCGGCATCGTCTGGTTCTCCAGCGAGGTCGAGGAGCTCGTGCACATGTGCCATCGCATCGCCGTGCTCTATCAGGGCGGGGTCGTGCGGGAACTCGAAGGAACGGACATCACCGCGGACGCCGTCGTCGGCGCCGCGGTGGGAATGGCGGCGAACTCATGA